The genomic interval GTGTCGACTAACTCAGCTTGATTTCGACATCCACACCAGCGGCAAGATCGAGTTTCATCAGCGCATCAACTGTTTTTTCTGTAGGTTCGATGATGTCAAGAATTCGTTTGTGCACACGGATTTCGAACTGGTCTCGCGATGTCTTGTACTTGTGTGGTGAGCGGAGAAGGTTGTAACGTTCTATTCGTGTTGGTAATGGAATCGGGCCTCGAACTAGTGCGCCTGTGCGACGGGCCGTTTCGACAATCTCACTCGCAGAACGATCGATTATTTTGTGATCGAAAGCCTTTAAGCGTATCCGGATCTTCTG from Gammaproteobacteria bacterium carries:
- the rpsJ gene encoding 30S ribosomal protein S10, translating into MAVKVNNQKIRIRLKAFDHKIIDRSASEIVETARRTGALVRGPIPLPTRIERYNLLRSPHKYKTSRDQFEIRVHKRILDIIEPTEKTVDALMKLDLAAGVDVEIKLS